The genomic region TCAGAAATTTTCCACAGAATGCCCATCCTATGTCAATCTTGGCTTCTATGGTCGCGTCCCTTTCAGCTTTTTATCCTGAGATGAGCGGAGATGTAGATCCTGAAGAGAACATAGACCTTACGGTGACAAGACTTCTGTCAAAGATGAGGACAATTGCCGCTTTTACCTACAGGCAGATGCAAGGTCAGGATGCAATACCACCTTCCTACAAGTACACCTACTGTGCGAACTTCCTCAACATGATGTTTGCTTCACCCGTGATAAACTACACACCAAACCCTGTACATGTAAAGGCCCTCAACCAACTGTTGATCATCCATGCAGACCATGAACAGAACTGCTCGACAAGTGCCGTAAGATTGGTTGCTTCAAGTGGCGCAAACCTCTATGCCAGTGTCGCAGCCGGTTGCTGTGCACTGTGGGGCAGCAGACACGGCGGTGCAAACCAGGCAGTGCTTGACATGTTGGAAAGAATCAACAAGAACGGACTTTCCATCAAAGACGTCATCAGCATGGCAAAGGACAAGAATTCGAATTTCAGGCTTTCTGGATTCGGACACAGGGTGTACAAGACCTATGATCCAAGGGCAAAGATAGCAAAGAAACTCTGCAATGAAGTACTCGGAGAAGAAGCTCAGACAGATCCTTTGCTCAAGATTGCACAGGAACTTGAAGATGCGGCATTGAACGATCCCTATTTCCAGGAAAGGCATCTTTATCCCAATGTTGACTTCTACACCGGCATCATTTTCCATGCCATGGGAATTCCCTCAAGCATGTTCACGGTGTTGTTTGCCATGGGACGTCTCCCTGGCTGGATTGCCCACTGGTTGGAATGGAGGCACGATCCATATCAGAAGATCGGACGTCCACGCCAAGTATACTGCGGACCGGTTGCAAGGAAAGTCATTCCTATTGAAGATCGGTTCAGCAGCAATGAAAAGCAGTAGGAACAAAGACTAGTTACGTCTGATACAGAACGGGGTTGTTGCAAAAGTCACAGATGACAAAGCAACAACCCCGATATTTTGGTATTTCCACAGTGCCATAGAAGAGAATCAAATCTTTTTCGATAAGCTTGCAAAGCGAAGGTACGTCCAAGACGAATGAACATAGAATCAAAACATACAACAGGCAGGCGGCATTTCTTGGAAATGCCCTCACCGTATCTATAAGTTTCAGCTAATCCAGGCACATAGGCTTGGGCCAATATCTTGAAGGACAATAATAAAAGGAGCCGATGCAAAACTTCTGCAACAGCTCCTTTCTTATGCAAGATCAGCCATACGGCCGACAAGCAAATCTGCTTATTTGTCTTTCATATCACTGCGGATGACATTGAGCAATCCTCCGGCCAGCAGCATATCAAGCTGAGGACGGGTGATTTCACATTTCATCTTTACGTTTCGGTCTCCGATACGAACAACAAAAGGTGCTCCTTCCAAGCAAGCCATCGTAACCTGATCCTGTACGTCGTCAATCTCAATGGTCTCACCCTGTTGGATCGCATCATAGTCGTCCTTAGAGAAGAACGTAAGCGGCAAAATACCGAAATTGCACAAGTTGTTCTGATGTATCCTTTCGATTGAAAGTGCCAATACGGCCTTTACTCCCAGATACATCGGGCAGATTGCAGCATGTTCCCTGCTGGATCCCTGCCCATAGGAAAGGCCTGCGACAATGAAATTGTCAATGCCGCTGTCACGGTTTTCACCGCAACGGTCACTGAAAGTAGGATCGACACCCTCGAAGACAAAACCCGCATATACAGGTATGTTGGAACGATATTTCAATCTTGGGCCAGCCGGCATTATATGATCGGTGGTTATCTTGTCCCCTACCTTGATCGTCACGACGCCGGAAAGTTCCTTTTCCAACGGACCTTTTGCCGGAGGCTCTCCGATATTCGGTCCTCTAAGAATTTCAATATCGTGTCCGTCCTCAGGAGGGAAGATGAACATTGAATCATCGTAGTGGAACTGTTCCACTTCTGCTGCTTTCGGATAGGCAATGTCAGTGACCGCAAGAGGATCAGTAAAACGACCGGTAAGGGCAGCAAGGGCAGCTACTTCAGGACTGACGAGATAAAGCTGTCCACTCTTGGTACCGCTGCGTCCCTCGAAGTTCCTGTTGCTTGTCCGAAGGGAAACACCATTGGTAGGAGGACTCTGGTGGTTACCGATGCAGAACCCACAGGCACACTCAAGAATCCTAGCACCACTCGCAATCAACTTTGTCAGGCTCCCGTCCTCACTGAGCATCTCAAAGACTTCACGGCTCCCTGGTGCAATACCAAGGCTGACCGTCGGATGGACCGTATGTCCTGCAAGGATATCTGCAACCCGCCTTATATCCACATAGCTGGAATTTGTGCAGGAACCGATAAGTACTTGGTCAACCTTCTTGCCAGCCAATGATTTGATGGTGGCTATATTACCAGGACTATGCGGGCAGGCACACAAAGGCTCCAATGCAGAAAGGTCAATCTCAAACAGACCGTCATATACAGCGCCGCTATCCGCAGACAGAGGAGTATAGGCTTCTTCCCTTCCCTGAGCCTTCAGGAATTCATGGGTCTTTTCATCACTCGGAAAGATACTTGTTGTTACTCCGCATTCGGCACCCATATTGCAGATGGTAGCACGTTGAGGTACTTCCAGAGTCGATACGCCTTCTCCTGTATATTCAAACACACAATTGACATTACCCTTGACCGTAAAGTGTTCAAGTACCTTGAGAATTACATCTTTTGCACTTACCCACGGTCTAAGCTGGCCCTTGAGCCTGATCTCTATCACTTTCGGAGCTATGATGTGGAAAGGCTTGCCAGCCATGGCAACAGCAACGTCAAGGCCACCGGCTCCGATAGCAATCATCCCGATTCCACCGCCTGTCGTCGTATGGGAATCACTTCCCAGCAAAGTCTTTCCTGGCACGCCGAACCGTTCAAGATGTACTTGATGGCAGATTCCGTTGCCTGGCCTGGAAAAAACGATACCCTTATTTGCCGCAATGCTCTGCAGATACCTGTGGTCATCGGCATTTTCAAAACCTACCTGAACCGTATTATGGTCAACATAGCTCACGGCCAGTTCATTTCTGACTTTATCCAATCCCATGGATTCAAATTGAAGATATGCCATGGTTCCTGTTGCATCCTGAGTCAGTGTCTGGTCAATCCTGATGCCGATCGGTTTTCCGCATACAAGTTCACCTTCTTCAAGGTGTGCACGCAGAATCTTTTCAGTCAATGTCTGTGCCATTCTAGAAATCTCCTATGCCTGGAGTATACAGGATAAGCAACTGATAATGCAACTTACCTCAACATTCCCACTTGATATCTATATCGGAAAACCAAAATCTTTTACAGAACACGGCAATATCTTTCTCAGTCCGGATAATCCCATACGGAACGAAATGCCCGTTTGTCTTGTCCGTAAGGCCAAATTCCTTTTCCCCGGTACAACCACCTACCCGTATCGTCGGAACCTGACGTGCCAAATCAAGTATCTGGCATTTCTCCTTACTCCGTCGCAAGAAGGACATATGCACCCCCTTTTCATATCCTCCAATCAAGCAGACCATGCTATATGGAAAAAAAGACAGGTCCCTTCCATCATACCTTTTTCTTCCGTTTGAGCAAGAAGATAACCAGCTGTACCATACAGACTATTGCAAGAATAGCCGAAAAAATCAGCATCATGGAAGGATAATCGAACCGATCATAGAAATCACCACCCAAGGCGCCACCTACGATGATCCCTATATTAAGCACGACTTCATGGATAACCATTCTTCTTGACCGATTGACGGAACCACTTGCTCCGTGAAAAATTGATTCAACATAAAGAAAAGCATAGAAGATACCCAAAAGGAAGAAGAAAACTATCAGCAGGCCAAATGAGGTCACCCCGTTGAACACCAAAAGCAAACCTGCAATCGCCATCTGGCTGAGAATGATATACCTGAACTTGAAATGCCAGAACTCAGTTTGTCCCAGCAGCATAAAAACTGCACAGCTTACTATGCCAC from Spirochaetia bacterium harbors:
- a CDS encoding citrate synthase — encoded protein: MELKEKGAHLSWDGKECDLGLITDNMGGKAIDISNLRKDTGLLTYDPGFMNTGSCMSSICYVDGEKGILRYRGYDIQDLVDHCDFVEVAYLLVKGELPTLHQRHEYQELLNKHSMLHTDMQLFFRNFPQNAHPMSILASMVASLSAFYPEMSGDVDPEENIDLTVTRLLSKMRTIAAFTYRQMQGQDAIPPSYKYTYCANFLNMMFASPVINYTPNPVHVKALNQLLIIHADHEQNCSTSAVRLVASSGANLYASVAAGCCALWGSRHGGANQAVLDMLERINKNGLSIKDVISMAKDKNSNFRLSGFGHRVYKTYDPRAKIAKKLCNEVLGEEAQTDPLLKIAQELEDAALNDPYFQERHLYPNVDFYTGIIFHAMGIPSSMFTVLFAMGRLPGWIAHWLEWRHDPYQKIGRPRQVYCGPVARKVIPIEDRFSSNEKQ
- a CDS encoding aconitate hydratase, encoding MAQTLTEKILRAHLEEGELVCGKPIGIRIDQTLTQDATGTMAYLQFESMGLDKVRNELAVSYVDHNTVQVGFENADDHRYLQSIAANKGIVFSRPGNGICHQVHLERFGVPGKTLLGSDSHTTTGGGIGMIAIGAGGLDVAVAMAGKPFHIIAPKVIEIRLKGQLRPWVSAKDVILKVLEHFTVKGNVNCVFEYTGEGVSTLEVPQRATICNMGAECGVTTSIFPSDEKTHEFLKAQGREEAYTPLSADSGAVYDGLFEIDLSALEPLCACPHSPGNIATIKSLAGKKVDQVLIGSCTNSSYVDIRRVADILAGHTVHPTVSLGIAPGSREVFEMLSEDGSLTKLIASGARILECACGFCIGNHQSPPTNGVSLRTSNRNFEGRSGTKSGQLYLVSPEVAALAALTGRFTDPLAVTDIAYPKAAEVEQFHYDDSMFIFPPEDGHDIEILRGPNIGEPPAKGPLEKELSGVVTIKVGDKITTDHIMPAGPRLKYRSNIPVYAGFVFEGVDPTFSDRCGENRDSGIDNFIVAGLSYGQGSSREHAAICPMYLGVKAVLALSIERIHQNNLCNFGILPLTFFSKDDYDAIQQGETIEIDDVQDQVTMACLEGAPFVVRIGDRNVKMKCEITRPQLDMLLAGGLLNVIRSDMKDK